The Lolium perenne isolate Kyuss_39 chromosome 6, Kyuss_2.0, whole genome shotgun sequence genome segment tgaaaaggaAGTTGAATCTCGAGGCCgttgaatcgacgcaatcccttcctcccagctttcccaaagaacaaaaggaaaaggcatgatgccgaggattctggcacttctaaggctgaagaagctggtccttctaatccgagggcagcttacgatccttatgttgaatccctcatcagctcgtaagtcacctatctcgctatatttttgtactcgaaatatttatcttgtcgtgCTTTTTATACTGCTGATTTTTTGATCAAtcagtgatgaggaggaagaagtaccgattcgacgtggctcctcgaacaagcacaTCACGCATCGTACTTGCCTCGTacacactagttgaaggagaagaaacgtcgcctcctcaacaagacgtcgtcaccactactccgccatcaagcccccgtgtcccttcaccaaaaagggcaagggttgaaaagattgctgATTCTGCCCCTCGCCAAGGGCGTCGTCGACTCTGCTTttagatgatgtaagtctgtcgacatctatattttccttattttatttttccacaccttttctcttttttatgccgatgtttctcttactgtgttcacgctgaacagcctatgatcaaggatcttctccgcatcgggtcccaatttattgggtaccgtgaatatgccgccaaagccgaaggtaacgacttttatacttgctattttgcactgactttctattcctgttgctcgtcgctattttttgatctttcttttctttctttttcatatctcgacagaaaaactttcagaggccaacgaacgtatCGACGCATttgctcaaaaactcgagcaaagtgaggcggctcgcaagaaagctgaacttgctgctagcaaagccaaggccgaggttgatgaagccaaggtgaaagctgctagtgtcgaggaactgcagagaaggctcaaagatgccgaatctgccttagatgagcagaaaactgcacaaactgtgcgtgaacaagagatcatcaagcgtctgaagtcgcaaagtcgacgtacacTGAGTAATATCATTAACCCCTTCTAttgtacttcctgtttcttggtttttgactaatggttctttgttttgtgtggcagcccaaacaaaccaagattttgatctggagaatcccgtcaatgaccctctccttgatgcactttctcttctggagttccatgggcgcgaaattcgtgaaggcgtggccaatgccagtGCGAGTTTGTCGGCgttattcccctacttcttcccgaagaaagaggaaccttcgactttccttgcccttgccaagcttttcaattcgtcggaagacctgggattgaagatgcgtcaggagaatatgaaggttgctgtcgagagtactgttgccctggttgctgacagccaacagacgcttgattggatgaaggttggcgacaccagccaggtagagcattcgagatggaggtcgctgatcaaggcagccaagcccaacacgaagaagatcttggcgtatctggggatcaagccagcttcgactcctagctcctcgaggccggaggtctagttgcatgcctccttgtttctttttctgtttcttttgcttttgttgccaaagtagttgttttggcgacattcatttccttagctccactgtagtgcccttgtaattattccaagaaattaatgaaaaactctatctgtcatttgatgttgtcttgtctaaatttcagttgatatttgataactatactccaacttccgctccttccaatgtatcgccttcttctcgtgcgaggagagcttttgtcgATACCGCACtgccgacgataccttgtcgcaagaactggatgaacttcggcaaagAACTTCaagatgcgaagaagcaaacacttgtgatgatggagcaatctcgtaagtcatctgaagccgaaaaaattgctcttcaacaatctcacgaagccgtggctgctaaggaaattgccgcttccgaggctgaaaaggcaactacccgagaaaatttcatgctcgaattaatgaatgaagccagtgcagatatgtcgggtatgcctgtttcatccgctgatattctttatcttcatgctattgtttcttagaggtttccacttctttgttttgataggtgcctttactgatgctgctgccgaagaggagagggtaaatgctaggacaaccctccttgttaatctttccctggaccatggttctttgttttgggctaccccagagaggacccgccaaattgtcagatttcaagatcgtgcctctcaaactcgcgatttcctcgacttctgtaccaagaccttgtccatggtttacaactccatgtttcctcgcaacgtccaaccaaaaactcttcctgaattgatggaaaggttcaaggatgctcgcagtatccatgattttgtcaaagctcaactagtagctggcgccgcatttgctcttatcatgctccaaatcgccactcaagcttgaccttacccaggttgtcgagaaggttcaccaaaaagtaaaacggcggagagttggtgttgacaggattaacacgaaggttacgcctatagccgaagaaatgattgaggacctacttcggatggatgccgacttttttgccgatggccattatgccgattttcttggtgctgctcctgaggaaaacagggttactcttgatgacatattgaatcaagactagttattttcttcttgtagatattttttctttgcaatccatgactatattgtaaagcaatcattatatttctctgtttgtttagcccccgagtgtttcggtgactctttactatatttgtatacttgcgaggttttgaaccaaggcatttatatatttaaggcgaatatgagcccccgagctttttattgagtactattttgtatttttgttgactcacgaggtatttgaataccaaggcaagtttttccttttgtcgatgaactatattgaaattcgtcggagcgaagactttggtcatgtcgataaagaagaaaagttatattgtcactatctttattatattgcagcaccgcgagcccgcctcattaaaaaccttctccggccccactcggtgccccgaaaaaggaaaagagtgcgtctgaaaactcgcgggcgtttcagtacattgaagctttacaaagactatattttgactctaggcgtagaaacgcctaagttgcgccacgttccaggggtttggctcctccacccctgtcttcttgtcctttattcgtatgctcctcctccaagtacgtccgtgacaatgtaagggccaagccatggtgactcgagtttttcatgacttttttgcgtgagccgaagaactaggtctcccacctgaaaagatcttggccgcaaacgtcgactgtggtaattcttcaagtcctgttgatatttggttacccgagat includes the following:
- the LOC139832614 gene encoding uncharacterized protein, which gives rise to MAAIASMSCLSAIRVVTLEGGSNLEKLSEANERIDAFAQKLEQSEAARKKAELAASKAKAEVDEAKVKAASVEELQRRLKDAESALDEQKTAQTVREQEIIKRLKSQSRPQTNQDFDLENPVNDPLLDALSLLEFHGREIREGVANASASLSALFPYFFPKKEEPSTFLALAKLFNSSEDLGLKMRQENMKVAVESTVALVADSQQTLDWMKVGDTSQVEHSRWRSLIKAAKPNTKKILAYLGIKPASTPSSSRPEV